Proteins from a single region of Streptomyces spinoverrucosus:
- a CDS encoding flavin-containing monooxygenase — MSEKSAFDAVVIGAGFSGLYALHRLSGLGLDVRCLEAGDGVGGTWYWNRYPGARVDIESMQYSYSFDEDLQQDWKWPEHFSPQPDLEAYANHVTDRFGLRERIRFGTRVNRLRFDEGTSRWHIAAEDGFTATAKYVIAATGSLHAHNVPPFPGLDSFKGTWHHTSRWPAEGVDLTGKRVGLIGTGSTGIQIAPVAAEVAEHLTVFQRTPAFSVPAVHRALDPAYEQEWKAQYAERREVMRANPSAVFPTVPRFGSVFDHSPEARQEILERAWSARNGLLFLQAFTDTMVDPAANEVVAEFIRGKIRQIVRDPEVAELLCPKTYPVGTKRICMDTGYYETFNRENVTLVDVRTHPITRITESGLRTTNASYDLDVIVFATGFDGVTGSFTAMNVTGTDGLDLREKWADGPTSYLGLLVAGFPNLFMVHGPGSPGVLAQMITGGEWQVDWITRFITHMETEGHERVDTTVEWERRWGAEVDGAADHTLYKRADSWYMGANIPGKPRVFMIYVGGFDRYVQRCTEQVEAGYEGFVFDGPARGPVHANTHAPAPATD, encoded by the coding sequence ATGAGCGAGAAGTCGGCCTTCGATGCCGTGGTCATCGGCGCCGGGTTCAGCGGTCTGTACGCCCTGCACCGCCTGAGCGGACTGGGCCTGGACGTGCGGTGCCTGGAAGCGGGCGACGGTGTGGGAGGCACCTGGTACTGGAATCGCTATCCCGGTGCGCGCGTCGACATCGAGAGCATGCAGTACTCCTACTCGTTCGACGAGGACCTCCAGCAGGACTGGAAGTGGCCGGAGCACTTCTCGCCGCAGCCGGACCTCGAGGCGTACGCCAACCATGTCACGGACCGCTTCGGGCTCCGCGAGAGGATCCGGTTCGGCACGCGCGTCAACCGGCTCCGCTTCGACGAGGGAACGTCCCGCTGGCACATAGCCGCGGAGGACGGATTCACCGCAACCGCCAAGTACGTGATAGCGGCGACCGGAAGCCTCCATGCGCACAACGTCCCCCCGTTCCCCGGGCTCGACTCGTTCAAGGGGACCTGGCACCACACCTCGCGGTGGCCGGCCGAAGGCGTCGACCTGACGGGCAAGCGAGTGGGCCTGATCGGGACCGGCTCCACCGGCATCCAGATCGCACCGGTCGCGGCCGAAGTAGCCGAGCACCTCACCGTCTTCCAGCGCACCCCGGCCTTCAGCGTCCCGGCCGTCCACCGGGCACTGGACCCCGCGTACGAGCAGGAGTGGAAGGCGCAGTACGCCGAGCGCCGCGAAGTCATGCGCGCCAATCCGTCGGCCGTGTTCCCGACGGTCCCGCGCTTCGGCTCGGTCTTCGACCACTCCCCCGAGGCCCGGCAGGAAATCCTCGAACGAGCCTGGTCGGCACGCAACGGACTACTCTTCCTACAAGCGTTCACCGACACCATGGTGGACCCGGCGGCGAACGAGGTCGTGGCGGAGTTCATCCGCGGCAAGATCCGCCAGATCGTGCGGGATCCCGAGGTCGCGGAGCTGCTCTGCCCCAAGACGTACCCCGTGGGCACCAAGCGGATCTGCATGGACACGGGCTACTACGAGACGTTCAACCGCGAGAACGTGACGCTCGTCGACGTCCGCACCCACCCGATCACCCGGATCACGGAGTCCGGCCTGCGGACCACGAACGCCTCGTACGACCTCGATGTGATCGTCTTCGCCACCGGATTCGACGGCGTGACGGGCTCGTTCACCGCCATGAACGTCACCGGCACGGACGGCCTCGACCTGCGCGAGAAGTGGGCGGACGGCCCCACGTCCTACCTGGGTCTGCTCGTGGCCGGCTTCCCCAACCTCTTCATGGTGCACGGTCCCGGCAGCCCCGGCGTCCTCGCCCAGATGATCACCGGAGGCGAGTGGCAGGTCGACTGGATCACCCGCTTCATCACCCACATGGAGACCGAGGGGCACGAGCGGGTCGACACCACTGTGGAATGGGAGCGCCGCTGGGGCGCGGAAGTGGACGGCGCGGCCGACCACACGCTCTACAAGCGGGCCGACTCCTGGTACATGGGGGCGAACATCCCCGGAAAGCCACGGGTGTTCATGATCTACGTCGGCGGCTTCGACCGCTATGTACAGCGCTGCACAGAGCAAGTCGAGGCCGGGTATGAGGGGTTCGTCTTCGACGGACCGGCACGCGGGCCTGTGCACGCCAACACGCATGCCCCTGCCCCCGCCACTGACTGA
- a CDS encoding alpha/beta hydrolase encodes MTLPLRVRVLTKPQKWSSANTVLGKSADEIPALRRRLAPPRSGPGTLLTGRVPKSVAVDWIQAELPGRSLCVRRYRPRQQAADPRPVLVDFHGGGFVIGDPTLKEWFNAQLAARLDAVVVSVDYRLAPEHPFPAAYEDAVDAARWASATAREWGGDPARMVLIGDSAGANLATGVALADRDGSSGPRWCAQVLLYPPVDLAGDYPSAVEHAVTPMLTSAESEAYLAHYLGELDRSDPRISPLLASDHRGLPPAVIIAAEHDPHRDQGPAYAEVLRAAGVPVRQTTYAGAAHGFLSVPGLFPVSLHALTEVVDALRRLLPHATTPGLESKVD; translated from the coding sequence ATGACGCTCCCGCTGCGGGTCCGCGTCCTCACCAAGCCGCAGAAGTGGTCGTCGGCGAACACCGTGCTGGGCAAGTCTGCGGACGAGATTCCCGCGCTGCGGCGCCGGCTCGCGCCACCTCGCAGCGGACCGGGGACACTGCTGACCGGCAGGGTGCCCAAGTCCGTGGCCGTGGACTGGATCCAGGCCGAGCTGCCCGGACGCAGTCTGTGCGTACGCCGGTACCGGCCCCGGCAGCAGGCCGCCGACCCACGGCCGGTCCTTGTCGACTTCCACGGCGGCGGATTCGTGATCGGCGATCCCACGCTCAAGGAATGGTTCAACGCCCAGTTGGCCGCACGCCTCGATGCCGTCGTCGTGTCGGTGGACTACCGCCTCGCGCCCGAGCACCCGTTCCCGGCCGCCTACGAGGATGCCGTCGATGCGGCGCGCTGGGCCTCGGCGACCGCGCGGGAGTGGGGCGGGGACCCGGCGCGGATGGTCCTCATCGGGGACAGCGCGGGCGCCAACCTGGCCACGGGGGTCGCTCTGGCCGACCGGGACGGATCCTCCGGTCCGCGCTGGTGCGCACAGGTATTGCTCTACCCACCCGTCGATCTGGCCGGCGACTATCCGTCCGCGGTGGAACACGCTGTCACACCCATGCTGACCAGCGCGGAGTCCGAGGCGTATCTCGCGCACTATCTGGGCGAGCTGGACCGATCGGACCCGCGGATCTCGCCTCTGCTGGCGTCCGATCACCGCGGTCTGCCGCCTGCGGTGATCATCGCTGCCGAGCATGATCCGCATCGCGACCAAGGTCCCGCGTACGCCGAAGTGCTGCGTGCCGCGGGCGTCCCGGTGCGGCAGACGACCTATGCGGGCGCCGCGCACGGGTTCCTCTCCGTCCCGGGCCTCTTCCCGGTCTCCCTGCACGCCCTGACCGAAGTGGTCGACGCACTACGCCGGCTGCTGCCACACGCCACCACGCCCGGCCTGGAATCAAAGGTCGACTGA
- a CDS encoding TetR/AcrR family transcriptional regulator, with translation MSKERRPSIREEQKRLTRERLLDAAVEVFAERSALDANMDDIAKAAGVARATVYAHFTNKSDVVLALAQRQYELADEVYTELAAIENWTRAAIHTWLEALEVRWREQATSIRALTMAGPTLASDGAAEAHERFIAKLADDRERWRDVSPAEARQRVLMALGQIESFFSAWVVADWKPALEDPLDLVTDVVCHLLAPALYEEPG, from the coding sequence ATGAGCAAAGAACGACGCCCCAGCATTCGCGAAGAACAAAAGAGGCTGACCCGTGAACGGCTTCTTGACGCAGCCGTAGAGGTCTTCGCGGAACGATCCGCATTGGACGCCAATATGGACGACATCGCCAAAGCGGCCGGAGTGGCCAGAGCCACCGTGTACGCGCATTTCACGAACAAGTCGGATGTGGTGCTTGCTCTCGCGCAACGGCAGTACGAGCTCGCTGACGAGGTGTACACCGAGCTGGCGGCGATCGAGAACTGGACCCGCGCCGCCATCCACACCTGGCTCGAAGCACTCGAGGTGCGCTGGCGCGAACAGGCCACCAGCATCCGCGCACTCACCATGGCCGGCCCAACTCTTGCCTCCGACGGCGCTGCCGAAGCGCACGAACGCTTCATCGCCAAGCTCGCGGACGACCGCGAACGCTGGCGCGATGTCTCACCGGCGGAAGCCCGCCAGCGCGTGCTGATGGCGCTGGGGCAGATCGAGTCGTTCTTCTCGGCCTGGGTGGTCGCCGATTGGAAGCCGGCCCTCGAAGATCCGCTCGACCTGGTCACCGACGTCGTCTGCCATCTGCTCGCGCCCGCCCTCTACGAGGAGCCGGGGTAG
- a CDS encoding alpha/beta hydrolase yields the protein MSYAYDPELAPLISLLPVFGPDDLQTLRAQSVTGSAGPPYEPPVPVDIQDRTIPGPADAPDVTVRVYTPSGQDGPRPGVLYIHGGGFVFGAPKTFDASTTRMAAEAGVVVVSVDYRLAPENPYPAGLDDCYAALLWVAKSATELGIAPDRLAVYGESAGAGLAAALTLLTRDRGGPSLCYQYLGIPELDDRLDTPSMRAYVDTPLWNRPMAEFSWESYLGPGRRGAADVPAYAAPARAEDLSGLPPATVVTCQYDPMRDEGIDYAQRLAQADVPVELRLYPGTFHGSVLAHDAAVSRRMIAEALASLKRGLGLS from the coding sequence ATGTCCTACGCGTACGATCCCGAACTCGCACCGCTGATCTCCTTGCTCCCGGTCTTCGGTCCCGACGACCTGCAGACGCTCCGCGCCCAGTCGGTGACGGGTTCGGCGGGACCGCCGTACGAGCCGCCCGTCCCCGTCGACATCCAGGACCGCACCATCCCCGGCCCCGCCGACGCCCCCGACGTGACCGTGCGCGTCTACACCCCGTCCGGACAGGACGGGCCACGACCCGGCGTCCTCTACATCCACGGCGGCGGATTCGTCTTCGGAGCACCGAAGACGTTCGACGCCTCCACCACCCGCATGGCCGCGGAAGCCGGTGTGGTCGTGGTGTCGGTCGACTACCGCCTCGCACCAGAGAATCCCTACCCCGCCGGCCTCGACGACTGCTATGCCGCACTCCTGTGGGTCGCGAAGTCGGCGACGGAGCTGGGCATCGCCCCGGACCGCCTGGCGGTCTACGGCGAGAGCGCGGGCGCCGGTCTGGCCGCGGCCCTCACCCTGCTCACGCGCGACCGCGGCGGTCCGTCCCTCTGCTACCAGTACCTGGGCATCCCGGAACTCGACGACCGGCTCGACACTCCGTCGATGCGCGCCTACGTCGACACACCGCTGTGGAACCGCCCCATGGCCGAGTTCAGTTGGGAGTCCTATCTCGGCCCGGGCCGCCGTGGTGCCGCCGACGTGCCCGCGTACGCGGCCCCCGCGCGCGCCGAGGACCTCTCCGGCCTGCCGCCCGCGACCGTGGTCACCTGCCAGTACGACCCGATGCGCGACGAGGGCATCGACTATGCGCAGCGCCTGGCACAGGCGGACGTGCCGGTGGAGCTCAGGCTGTACCCCGGCACGTTCCACGGGTCGGTCCTGGCGCACGATGCGGCGGTCTCGAGGCGGATGATCGCAGAGGCGCTGGCCTCGCTGAAGCGCGGGCTCGGACTGAGCTGA
- a CDS encoding SDR family oxidoreductase, whose translation MRFKDKIAIVTGAGQGIGEAYAKALAAEGASVAVADLNSEQADRVAKEIEASGGTALAVKVDVADPESARAMAETVKSAWGGIDHLVNNAAIYGGMQIESLLTVDPGYYNRFLAVNMNGALHCTRACYESMAERGGGAIVNQSSTAAWMAGGYYSIAKAALNALTVNLASELGGRNIRVNAIAPGPTDTAATRTVVPEPFIEPLVNSLMIKRLGTPEDHVGALLFLLSDDASWVTGQVLATDGGQIIRH comes from the coding sequence ATGCGCTTCAAGGACAAGATCGCGATCGTGACCGGAGCGGGTCAGGGGATCGGTGAGGCCTACGCCAAGGCGCTGGCCGCCGAGGGCGCGAGCGTCGCCGTCGCCGACCTCAACTCCGAACAGGCCGACCGTGTCGCCAAGGAGATCGAGGCGAGCGGCGGCACCGCGCTCGCCGTCAAGGTCGATGTGGCCGACCCCGAGAGCGCTCGCGCCATGGCCGAGACGGTGAAGTCCGCCTGGGGCGGCATCGACCACCTGGTCAACAACGCGGCGATATACGGCGGGATGCAGATCGAATCCCTGCTCACCGTGGACCCTGGCTACTACAACCGCTTCCTGGCGGTGAACATGAACGGTGCGCTCCACTGCACCCGCGCGTGCTACGAGTCCATGGCCGAGCGCGGCGGCGGCGCGATAGTGAACCAGTCGTCCACCGCGGCCTGGATGGCCGGCGGCTACTACTCGATCGCCAAGGCCGCCCTGAACGCGCTCACCGTGAACCTCGCCTCCGAGCTCGGCGGCCGCAACATCCGGGTCAACGCGATCGCGCCCGGGCCGACGGACACGGCGGCCACGCGCACCGTCGTACCCGAGCCCTTCATCGAGCCGCTGGTCAACTCCCTGATGATCAAGCGACTCGGCACTCCGGAGGACCACGTCGGCGCGCTGCTGTTCCTGCTGTCCGACGACGCGTCGTGGGTCACCGGACAGGTTCTCGCGACAGATGGCGGGCAGATCATCCGCCACTGA
- a CDS encoding flavin-containing monooxygenase, with protein sequence MSEDTAVDDIRRDVRVAVIGAGFSGIAMGIRLLRKGLHDFVILERAAEVGGVWRDNTYPGVGVDTPSKLYSLSTDPNPHWSRLFAMGDQLFDYTRDVAERRGLLPHIRFEHRVDEARWSPDERLWVIATSKGVYRARFLISAAGVVADPSYPDVPGLEEFPGECFHSARWNHDHDLRGRRVAVIGTGSSSVQFVPLIQPQVAELHVVQRTAAWVRPKVDRPIPERAQRRLRRHPRLMTAERGLFYLITEALAAGRRFGVLRSRFQKTCLKHLQKQVPDPELRRKLLPDFEYMCKRPLISNDYLPALCEPNVTLHTGGLVEVRGNTVLAGDGTKAEVDTLILNTGFDIGVTSPIAQRIHGRGGISLADYWGDDPRGYKGITVPEFPNLFMLQGPNATSGVSSALMFSEAQAVYVADALQRFAKADVETVEVRAERAGAWTRWVRRMSKRTVYEVGGCRSYYLNRKGENVVMWPAWSAGYQLRTRRFDTAAYRVTRAGAARVREEVAS encoded by the coding sequence ATGTCAGAGGACACTGCGGTTGATGACATACGGCGGGACGTTCGGGTCGCCGTCATCGGGGCCGGCTTTTCCGGCATCGCCATGGGCATACGGCTGCTGCGCAAGGGACTCCACGACTTCGTGATCCTGGAGCGGGCAGCCGAAGTCGGTGGCGTATGGCGGGACAACACCTATCCCGGCGTCGGCGTGGACACTCCGTCGAAGCTGTACTCGCTCTCGACGGATCCCAACCCCCACTGGTCCCGGCTCTTCGCCATGGGCGACCAGCTCTTCGACTACACCCGCGATGTGGCGGAGCGGCGCGGTCTGTTGCCGCACATCCGCTTCGAGCACCGCGTGGACGAGGCGCGCTGGAGCCCGGACGAGCGGTTGTGGGTCATCGCCACGTCCAAGGGCGTCTACCGGGCGCGCTTTCTGATCAGTGCGGCGGGTGTCGTGGCCGACCCGAGCTACCCGGACGTTCCCGGCCTGGAAGAATTCCCCGGAGAGTGCTTCCACTCGGCGCGCTGGAACCACGATCACGACCTACGAGGTCGTCGGGTCGCCGTGATCGGCACCGGTTCGTCGTCGGTCCAGTTCGTGCCGCTGATCCAGCCGCAGGTGGCCGAGCTTCATGTCGTTCAGCGCACGGCGGCCTGGGTCAGGCCCAAGGTGGACCGGCCGATCCCGGAGCGAGCCCAGCGCCGCCTGCGCCGGCACCCCCGCCTGATGACGGCCGAGCGAGGGCTCTTCTACCTCATCACGGAGGCGCTGGCGGCCGGTCGGCGCTTCGGCGTGCTGCGCAGCCGATTCCAGAAGACCTGCCTCAAGCACCTCCAGAAGCAGGTCCCGGACCCAGAACTGCGGCGCAAACTACTGCCCGACTTCGAGTACATGTGCAAGCGGCCCCTGATCTCCAACGACTACCTGCCCGCGCTGTGCGAGCCGAACGTCACCCTGCACACCGGCGGACTCGTCGAGGTACGCGGCAACACCGTCCTCGCGGGAGACGGCACCAAGGCCGAGGTCGACACACTGATCCTCAACACGGGCTTCGACATCGGCGTGACCAGCCCGATCGCTCAGCGCATCCACGGCAGGGGCGGTATCTCCCTGGCCGATTACTGGGGCGACGATCCCCGGGGCTACAAGGGGATCACCGTACCGGAGTTCCCCAATCTGTTCATGCTGCAGGGACCCAACGCGACCAGCGGGGTCAGCTCGGCGCTGATGTTCAGCGAGGCGCAGGCCGTGTATGTCGCCGATGCCCTGCAGCGGTTCGCGAAGGCTGACGTGGAGACGGTTGAGGTCCGGGCGGAGCGGGCCGGCGCATGGACCCGCTGGGTCCGGCGCATGTCGAAGCGCACGGTCTACGAGGTGGGCGGCTGCCGCAGCTACTACCTCAACCGCAAAGGGGAGAACGTCGTCATGTGGCCTGCCTGGAGCGCGGGTTACCAGCTGCGCACCCGACGCTTCGACACGGCTGCCTACCGCGTGACCCGCGCAGGCGCCGCCCGCGTCCGCGAGGAGGTGGCGTCATGA
- a CDS encoding LLM class F420-dependent oxidoreductase, producing the protein MRIGMPLAYSGGFTETADRLADYERSGLDVVLLPEAYSFDSVSQLGYLAARTGTVEIASNILNIYSRTPALLAMTAAGLDYVSGGRFTLGIGASGPQVVEGFHGLPYRAPLARTREVAEICRKVWRREPVEHRGTQFHLPLDREHGGSGVGKPLKLINEPVRERIPMMLAALGPKNVTLAAELFEGWEPIFFYPEAARAAFGGALDAGLALRDPSLGPLRIAVDTQVAVTEEETELVAATDHVRRQLALYVGGMGARGKNFYNDLARRYGFEEAAETVQDLYLSGRKAEAAAAVPDALVHGVSLIGPLGWIKERVAAFAEVGVTQLNARPLAATHEHRVRDIGLLKETAT; encoded by the coding sequence GTGCGCATAGGGATGCCGCTGGCCTACAGCGGCGGATTCACCGAGACCGCCGACCGCTTGGCCGACTACGAGCGAAGCGGCCTCGACGTCGTCCTGCTCCCCGAGGCCTACAGCTTCGACTCCGTCAGTCAGCTCGGCTACCTCGCCGCGAGGACCGGCACAGTGGAGATCGCCTCCAACATCCTCAACATCTATTCCAGAACACCCGCGTTGCTCGCCATGACCGCCGCCGGTCTCGACTACGTCTCCGGCGGGCGCTTCACCCTCGGCATCGGCGCCTCGGGCCCGCAGGTCGTCGAGGGCTTCCACGGGCTGCCGTACCGGGCACCTCTCGCGCGCACCCGCGAGGTGGCCGAGATCTGCCGCAAGGTCTGGCGCAGGGAGCCGGTGGAGCACAGGGGCACGCAGTTCCATCTGCCCCTGGACCGCGAGCATGGCGGATCGGGTGTCGGAAAGCCCCTCAAGCTGATCAACGAGCCGGTGCGGGAGCGGATTCCGATGATGCTGGCCGCCCTCGGACCGAAGAACGTCACCTTGGCGGCCGAGCTGTTCGAGGGCTGGGAGCCCATCTTCTTCTACCCGGAGGCCGCACGCGCCGCCTTCGGCGGGGCCCTCGACGCCGGCCTGGCTCTCCGCGACCCGTCGCTCGGCCCGCTCCGGATCGCTGTCGACACCCAGGTCGCTGTGACCGAGGAGGAGACCGAGCTGGTCGCGGCAACTGATCACGTCCGCCGCCAACTCGCCCTGTACGTAGGTGGAATGGGTGCGCGCGGCAAGAACTTCTACAACGACCTGGCACGCCGTTACGGCTTCGAAGAGGCCGCAGAGACCGTCCAGGACCTCTACCTCTCCGGCCGCAAGGCTGAGGCCGCCGCAGCGGTCCCCGACGCGCTCGTCCACGGCGTCTCGCTGATCGGCCCGCTCGGCTGGATCAAGGAGCGCGTCGCAGCGTTCGCCGAGGTCGGCGTCACCCAGCTCAACGCCAGGCCGCTGGCCGCGACGCACGAACACCGCGTACGAGACATCGGCCTGCTCAAAGAGACCGCCACCTGA
- a CDS encoding zinc-binding dehydrogenase: MRAAIYHRGEFEVGDFPLPPLQAGQMRVRPIANGICGTDLSAWAHTDDFLAAAVETGQELYRFDAKQPVVFGHEFTAEVAELGPGADEFSVGQKLFVLPAVFDDSGAMHGIGFSNSYPGGMSTEAVVMAIMHVPLDGVDPVLAATLEPIATGTNGARRTGLSAGGTALVTGAGPVGLGAVVEFAAAGASTVVVSDPSAKRREIALAYGATVAVDPREKDPVEVWRDLVPAGSRLHVVEASGAPGLLTGLLGSVPPYTVIAVVGGATERESLRPISAVMKNISVVFASGPAHGEIRYEAVWRAYEHLREGRYDPALMVTAYTGLAGAQKAFEALRPRDGATDQVKILILPDLDTDELLTAEQAGYGPAPATHT; the protein is encoded by the coding sequence ATGCGCGCTGCGATCTACCATCGCGGGGAATTCGAGGTAGGCGACTTCCCGTTGCCGCCTCTTCAGGCCGGGCAGATGCGGGTGCGCCCCATAGCCAACGGCATTTGCGGCACCGACCTTTCGGCTTGGGCGCACACCGACGACTTCCTTGCGGCGGCAGTCGAAACGGGCCAGGAGCTCTATCGGTTCGATGCGAAACAGCCGGTGGTGTTCGGCCACGAGTTCACGGCAGAGGTCGCCGAACTCGGTCCAGGGGCGGACGAGTTCTCCGTCGGCCAGAAGCTCTTCGTCCTGCCGGCGGTCTTCGACGACAGCGGCGCGATGCACGGGATCGGTTTCTCCAACAGCTACCCCGGCGGTATGAGCACCGAAGCCGTCGTCATGGCGATCATGCACGTCCCGCTCGACGGCGTGGACCCGGTCCTCGCCGCCACACTGGAGCCGATCGCCACCGGTACGAACGGTGCTCGCCGGACGGGCCTGAGTGCGGGCGGCACCGCCCTTGTCACCGGTGCGGGGCCGGTGGGCCTCGGTGCGGTCGTCGAGTTCGCGGCGGCCGGGGCGAGCACCGTCGTGGTCTCCGATCCCTCGGCGAAGCGCCGGGAGATCGCCCTGGCGTACGGGGCCACGGTCGCGGTCGATCCCCGGGAGAAGGACCCCGTGGAGGTGTGGCGGGATCTGGTGCCGGCGGGCAGCCGGCTGCATGTCGTCGAGGCGTCGGGCGCACCCGGGCTGTTGACCGGACTGCTCGGCTCCGTCCCGCCGTACACCGTGATCGCCGTCGTGGGCGGCGCGACCGAGAGGGAGTCGCTGCGGCCGATCTCCGCGGTCATGAAGAACATCTCCGTCGTCTTCGCCTCCGGCCCCGCACACGGCGAGATCCGCTACGAGGCGGTGTGGCGGGCGTACGAGCATCTGCGCGAGGGGCGTTACGACCCGGCGCTCATGGTGACCGCGTACACCGGTCTCGCCGGAGCGCAGAAGGCCTTCGAGGCCCTCCGCCCCCGCGACGGAGCCACCGATCAGGTCAAGATCCTCATCCTGCCGGATCTCGACACGGACGAACTGCTCACCGCCGAACAGGCCGGATACGGCCCGGCCCCAGCCACCCACACGTGA
- a CDS encoding acyl-CoA dehydrogenase family protein, with protein MSETLVEFMNEHVLPAERDYEEYRARAGHHDHSVPPVVEELKARARERGLWNLFLPAVSGLSQLDYAGLAEMTGWSIPLAPEAINGWAPDAGNMELLHLFGTDEQRKRWLEPLLAGEIRSAFSMTEKEVASSDATNIRTRIERDGDTYVINGRKWWTTGLADPRCALLIVMGKTDPDAERHRQQSMILVPVDTPGVTVLRDLPVFGRYDQHGHCEVVYDDVRVPAANLLGEEGAGFAIAQARLGPGRIHHCMRAIGAAERALSLMTTRAAARVAFGKPLAEQGVVQQQIAESRIAIDQARLLCRLAARTIDLHGNKAAAPYVSAAKVAAPRMALEVIDRAIQVHGGAGISDDVPLTAMYGWHRALRILDGPDEVHLRSIAKHELKRAAAGGAIDKPW; from the coding sequence ATGAGCGAGACGCTGGTCGAGTTCATGAACGAGCATGTCCTCCCGGCGGAGCGCGACTACGAGGAGTACCGGGCGCGGGCCGGGCATCACGACCACAGCGTTCCGCCGGTCGTCGAGGAGTTGAAGGCGAGGGCGCGCGAACGCGGGCTGTGGAATCTCTTCCTGCCCGCTGTCTCAGGCCTCAGCCAGCTCGACTACGCGGGTCTCGCGGAGATGACCGGCTGGAGCATCCCCCTAGCCCCGGAGGCGATCAACGGGTGGGCGCCCGACGCGGGGAACATGGAACTGCTGCATCTCTTCGGAACGGATGAGCAGCGCAAGCGCTGGCTGGAACCGCTGCTGGCCGGAGAGATCCGCTCCGCGTTCTCCATGACCGAGAAGGAGGTGGCGAGTTCGGACGCGACGAACATCCGGACGCGGATCGAGCGCGACGGGGACACGTACGTCATCAACGGCCGCAAGTGGTGGACCACCGGCCTGGCGGACCCCCGCTGCGCCCTGCTGATCGTCATGGGCAAGACGGACCCGGACGCGGAGCGGCATCGTCAGCAGTCGATGATCCTGGTCCCGGTGGACACCCCCGGCGTCACGGTCCTGCGCGACCTGCCGGTCTTCGGCCGCTACGACCAGCATGGCCACTGCGAGGTCGTGTACGACGACGTCCGGGTTCCGGCCGCGAACCTGCTCGGCGAGGAAGGAGCCGGGTTCGCCATCGCCCAGGCCCGCCTCGGTCCGGGACGCATCCACCACTGCATGCGGGCGATCGGCGCCGCGGAACGGGCCCTTTCCCTGATGACCACCCGTGCCGCTGCGCGCGTCGCCTTCGGCAAACCGCTCGCCGAGCAGGGGGTGGTGCAGCAGCAGATCGCCGAGTCCCGTATCGCGATCGACCAGGCGCGCCTGTTGTGCCGGCTCGCGGCCCGAACGATCGACCTGCACGGCAACAAGGCGGCGGCCCCGTACGTCTCGGCGGCCAAGGTGGCAGCGCCGCGCATGGCGCTCGAGGTCATCGACCGGGCCATCCAGGTGCACGGCGGGGCGGGCATCAGCGACGACGTACCGCTGACAGCCATGTACGGCTGGCACCGGGCGCTGCGGATCCTGGACGGGCCGGACGAGGTCCATCTGCGGTCGATCGCCAAGCACGAGCTGAAGCGGGCAGCGGCGGGCGGCGCCATCGACAAGCCCTGGTGA
- a CDS encoding SDR family NAD(P)-dependent oxidoreductase, producing MLHFDGQVAIVTGAGRGIGAAHAALLAARGAKVVVNDIGAAMDGAGTDATPAALQAERIRQSGGSAVSDTSDIATPEGAQALVDRAIDAFGRLDIVVNNAGIYWYDAFPAVEPADLQAQLALHIGGSFNVTRAAWPHFESARYGRVVMTTSTGALGQASLTSYGSAKAGVIGLGRALAMAGAPLGVKVNMVAPMAMTRMMNAHTGQSEVPDDPERAPSLVSPLVAILCHRDCPVNGETYVSGMRRVTRLFIAETHGYTHPGLDLTPEHLLENWDALNDLDRQQLAPDTKTWADANSRHLSATIGTSTR from the coding sequence GTGCTTCATTTCGATGGCCAAGTCGCCATAGTCACCGGCGCGGGCCGGGGCATCGGCGCCGCGCACGCCGCGCTCCTCGCCGCTCGCGGGGCCAAGGTCGTGGTGAACGACATCGGGGCCGCGATGGACGGGGCGGGAACCGATGCCACCCCGGCTGCCCTGCAGGCCGAGCGGATACGGCAGTCCGGTGGCAGCGCTGTGTCGGACACCTCGGACATCGCCACGCCCGAGGGCGCCCAGGCGCTGGTGGATCGTGCGATCGACGCCTTCGGCCGCCTCGACATCGTGGTCAACAACGCCGGCATCTATTGGTACGACGCGTTCCCCGCCGTCGAACCGGCCGACCTGCAGGCGCAGTTGGCCCTGCACATCGGGGGCAGCTTCAACGTCACGCGGGCCGCCTGGCCGCACTTCGAGTCCGCCAGGTACGGGCGTGTCGTGATGACCACGTCCACCGGAGCGCTGGGCCAGGCGTCACTGACGTCGTACGGATCGGCGAAGGCCGGGGTGATCGGCCTGGGACGCGCCCTCGCCATGGCCGGGGCGCCGCTCGGCGTCAAGGTCAACATGGTCGCGCCCATGGCCATGACCCGCATGATGAACGCGCACACCGGCCAGTCCGAGGTGCCCGACGACCCGGAACGCGCCCCGTCCCTCGTATCACCGCTGGTGGCGATCCTCTGCCACCGCGACTGCCCGGTCAACGGGGAGACGTACGTCAGCGGGATGCGCCGGGTGACCCGGCTCTTCATCGCCGAGACCCACGGATACACCCACCCCGGCCTGGACCTGACGCCGGAGCACCTGCTGGAGAACTGGGACGCGCTCAACGACCTCGACCGGCAGCAGCTTGCCCCTGACACGAAGACCTGGGCGGATGCGAACAGCAGGCACCTGAGCGCCACGATCGGGACGAGCACGCGATGA